One genomic segment of Mycolicibacterium psychrotolerans includes these proteins:
- a CDS encoding SDR family NAD(P)-dependent oxidoreductase — translation MAELRFDGRVAVVTGAGRGLGRSYALMLAERGAAVVVNDSGAGLDGEGADAGPAHRGAQEIIEAGGRAVASTDSVATPGGGRAVIDTAVQRFGRVDILVHNAGIVRRAPLRDMSSGDFDAVLDVHLRGAFHVVQPAFGPMCDAGYGRIVLTSSIGGLYGNHDVANYAAAKAGVLGLADVAAIEGAAHGVTANVIVPGAVTRMAAGIDTAAYPPMGADLVAPVVGYLAHETCTLSGEILVALAGRVAVAAITESPGVHRSSWTVEDVAERLPQIRDMSAPVRFPVLPDGHADHLRHSFAMAGHGADRG, via the coding sequence GTGGCTGAGCTGAGGTTCGACGGCCGCGTCGCGGTCGTGACCGGCGCGGGCCGCGGGCTGGGCCGGTCCTACGCGCTGATGCTGGCCGAACGCGGGGCCGCGGTCGTGGTCAACGACTCCGGCGCCGGCCTCGACGGTGAGGGTGCTGACGCCGGCCCCGCGCACCGGGGGGCACAGGAGATCATCGAGGCCGGCGGGCGCGCCGTCGCGAGCACCGACTCCGTCGCGACCCCCGGGGGCGGGCGGGCCGTCATCGACACCGCGGTGCAGCGGTTCGGCCGCGTCGACATCCTGGTGCACAACGCGGGCATCGTCCGGCGGGCACCGTTGCGGGACATGAGCTCCGGCGACTTCGACGCCGTGCTCGATGTGCACCTGCGCGGGGCGTTCCACGTGGTGCAACCCGCGTTCGGGCCGATGTGCGACGCCGGATACGGCCGCATCGTGCTGACGTCGTCGATCGGCGGCCTCTACGGCAACCACGACGTCGCCAACTACGCCGCCGCCAAGGCAGGCGTGCTCGGGTTGGCCGACGTCGCGGCGATCGAGGGCGCCGCCCACGGCGTCACGGCCAACGTCATCGTCCCTGGCGCCGTCACCCGCATGGCCGCGGGCATCGACACCGCGGCCTATCCTCCGATGGGTGCGGACCTGGTGGCCCCCGTCGTCGGCTACCTCGCTCACGAAACCTGCACTCTGAGTGGGGAGATCCTCGTGGCTCTCGCCGGCCGGGTCGCGGTCGCCGCGATCACCGAATCGCCGGGTGTCCACCGCTCGTCCTGGACCGTCGAGGACGTCGCCGAGCGGCTGCCACAGATCCGGGACATGTCGGCGCCGGTCCGGTTTCCGGTGCTGCCCGACGGGCACGCCGACCATCTGCGCCACAGCTTCGCGATGGCCGGACACGGAGCCGACCGTGGCTGA
- a CDS encoding CaiB/BaiF CoA transferase family protein codes for MAGLRVVDLTAMVMGPYCTQIMADMGAEVIKVEPPQGDNTRYISVGPVPGMSGVFVNVNRGKRSVVLDLRSDDGRAALRALIERADVFIHSMRAKAIAALGFGYDDVAAINPAIVYTNCYGYGRRGPHRDRPAYDDTIQAECGLPAVQKQLTGQADYVGTIIADKVAGLTALYATTMALFHRERTGQGQEVEVAMYETMASFMLVEHANGAMFHPPLGPAVYPRTVAPNRRPYRTKDGYLAALIYNDKHWDAFIGAVRPAWASELYATLEARAHHIDTVYGLVAQTMAERTTAQWLALFGELEIPAARLNSPDALFDDPHLNAVGLFETVDTPQGPVTFPGVPTWFSRTPGRVRGPAPELGADTADVLAELGLTAGGPR; via the coding sequence CTGGCCGGGCTGCGCGTCGTCGATCTCACCGCGATGGTGATGGGCCCCTACTGCACCCAGATCATGGCCGACATGGGCGCCGAGGTGATCAAGGTCGAACCGCCGCAGGGGGACAACACCCGCTACATCTCCGTCGGTCCGGTACCCGGAATGAGTGGGGTGTTCGTCAACGTCAACCGCGGCAAGCGCAGCGTCGTGCTCGATCTGCGCTCCGACGACGGCCGGGCCGCGCTGCGAGCGCTGATCGAGCGCGCCGACGTCTTCATCCACTCCATGCGCGCCAAGGCGATCGCCGCCCTCGGCTTCGGTTACGACGACGTCGCCGCGATCAATCCCGCGATCGTCTACACCAACTGCTACGGCTACGGCAGGCGTGGCCCGCACCGCGACCGGCCCGCCTACGACGACACCATCCAGGCCGAGTGCGGGCTGCCCGCGGTGCAGAAGCAACTCACCGGGCAGGCCGACTATGTCGGCACCATCATCGCCGACAAGGTGGCCGGTCTGACGGCCCTGTACGCGACGACGATGGCGCTGTTCCACCGCGAACGCACCGGGCAGGGACAGGAGGTCGAGGTCGCCATGTACGAGACCATGGCGTCCTTCATGCTGGTCGAGCACGCCAACGGCGCCATGTTCCACCCCCCGCTGGGGCCCGCCGTGTATCCCCGCACCGTCGCACCCAACCGCAGGCCCTACCGCACGAAGGACGGCTACCTCGCGGCGCTCATCTACAACGACAAACACTGGGACGCCTTCATCGGTGCCGTCCGGCCCGCCTGGGCCTCGGAGCTCTACGCGACGCTCGAGGCGCGCGCCCACCACATCGACACGGTCTACGGGCTGGTCGCCCAGACCATGGCCGAACGCACCACCGCGCAGTGGCTGGCGCTGTTCGGTGAGCTGGAAATCCCTGCCGCACGGCTGAACTCACCCGACGCCCTGTTCGACGACCCGCATCTCAACGCGGTCGGGCTGTTCGAGACCGTCGACACCCCGCAGGGTCCGGTGACGTTCCCCGGCGTGCCGACATGGTTCTCCCGCACACCGGGACGGGTGCGGGGGCCCGCGCCGGAACTGGGCGCCGACACCGCCGACGTGCTGGCCGAGCTGGGGCTGACCGCGGGCGGGCCGCGCTGA
- a CDS encoding acyl-CoA dehydrogenase family protein, with amino-acid sequence MDFDMGTRAAELRAELRDLVREHIPEHFLGAFTDDPADLATAQRFCRTLADRRLLCSAWPTEFGGGGASVWEQTVVREEMWAHHEPRGAQYMGVNWVGPIIMRHGTPEQQRRHLPPIAAGEVIWCQGFSEPEAGSDLASLRTSARRDDDGWLVNGQKIWTSYATMAQWCFLLARTSRGDKKQQGLTIFLVPMDDPAITVRPIDTMLGPHHLNEVFFDDLRVTDADVLGAVDGGWSIVADVMAFERVGIARYARCERLLVAAPGVLGDRWGGLPAELRTRWIRMLNHCRRARLLAYRVVEAQSSGRIAPTDAAAYRIAVTTLDQDSAEVLMDIAAEVRHDDSRARWFLGEVDDHWRYAQAATVSSGSIEMQRILLSRAMLAGERR; translated from the coding sequence ATGGACTTCGACATGGGCACGCGTGCCGCCGAGCTGCGCGCGGAGTTGCGCGATCTGGTGCGCGAGCACATCCCCGAGCACTTCCTCGGCGCGTTCACCGATGATCCGGCGGATCTCGCGACGGCGCAACGGTTCTGCCGGACACTGGCCGACCGCCGTCTGCTCTGCTCGGCCTGGCCGACGGAGTTCGGGGGCGGGGGAGCGTCGGTCTGGGAGCAGACCGTGGTGCGGGAGGAGATGTGGGCCCACCACGAACCGCGCGGCGCGCAGTACATGGGTGTCAACTGGGTCGGCCCGATCATCATGCGCCACGGCACGCCCGAGCAGCAGCGCCGGCATCTGCCGCCGATCGCCGCGGGTGAGGTGATCTGGTGCCAGGGGTTCTCCGAGCCCGAGGCCGGATCGGACCTGGCGTCGCTGCGGACCTCGGCGCGGCGTGACGACGACGGATGGCTCGTGAACGGGCAGAAGATCTGGACGTCCTACGCCACGATGGCGCAGTGGTGCTTCCTGCTGGCCCGGACGTCGCGCGGCGACAAGAAACAACAGGGCCTGACGATCTTCCTGGTGCCGATGGACGATCCAGCGATCACGGTGCGACCGATCGACACGATGCTGGGGCCCCATCACCTCAACGAGGTGTTCTTCGACGACCTGCGGGTCACCGACGCCGACGTGCTCGGCGCCGTTGATGGGGGCTGGTCGATCGTGGCCGACGTGATGGCGTTCGAACGGGTCGGCATCGCCCGCTACGCGCGCTGCGAACGGCTGCTGGTGGCCGCGCCCGGCGTGCTCGGCGACCGGTGGGGCGGCCTGCCCGCCGAGCTGCGGACGCGGTGGATCCGCATGCTGAACCATTGCCGGCGGGCCAGGCTGCTGGCCTATCGGGTGGTCGAGGCGCAGAGCAGCGGCCGCATCGCCCCCACGGACGCGGCCGCCTACCGGATCGCGGTGACGACGCTCGACCAGGACAGCGCCGAGGTGCTGATGGACATCGCCGCCGAGGTGCGCCACGACGACAGCCGCGCCCGATGGTTCCTCGGCGAGGTCGACGACCACTGGCGCTACGCGCAGGCCGCCACGGTGTCGTCGGGAAGCATCGAGATGCAACGCATCCTGTTGTCGCGCGCGATGCTGGCAGGTGAGCGCCGGTGA
- a CDS encoding acyl-CoA dehydrogenase family protein yields MKLDLDADAQEFGRQARHAMGAAGGDRLIVQAHAAPQTREALVGPLLAALGAWELDPRGDAADLEAAAALCRSAGYWALPYPIAERLSASADLDVDGLIVVGGARPAGAVAGTESRWAAVTVEGLRYRVTGLGDRQPGLVVDLELSPLDEAGADDVPLGLVLPCWTLLGMLDRAIELTVAHVSLRTQFGRPLSAFQGVQFQLTDAEVERTGLDILAKHALWSIATDQPGAVEDALALRMSALEAADVVFRVCHQLHGAVGFCDETTLSWLSRASRPLRRLPFGLSGTRDHLTRTAGDRGLAGLFT; encoded by the coding sequence GTGAAGCTCGACCTCGACGCCGACGCGCAGGAATTCGGTCGCCAGGCGCGCCACGCGATGGGTGCCGCCGGTGGTGACCGGCTTATCGTGCAGGCACACGCCGCGCCGCAGACCCGCGAGGCCCTGGTGGGCCCGCTGCTGGCTGCCCTCGGCGCGTGGGAGCTGGACCCGCGCGGTGACGCCGCCGATCTCGAGGCCGCGGCCGCGCTGTGCAGAAGCGCCGGCTACTGGGCCCTGCCGTATCCGATCGCCGAGCGGCTCTCCGCGTCTGCCGACCTCGACGTCGACGGGCTGATCGTCGTCGGCGGTGCGCGGCCCGCCGGTGCCGTGGCCGGCACCGAATCTCGTTGGGCTGCTGTCACTGTCGAGGGCCTTCGGTATCGGGTTACCGGCCTGGGCGACAGGCAGCCGGGTCTGGTCGTCGACCTGGAGCTGTCGCCGCTCGACGAGGCCGGCGCGGATGATGTGCCCCTGGGCCTGGTGCTGCCGTGCTGGACGCTGCTCGGGATGCTCGACCGGGCCATCGAGCTCACCGTCGCCCACGTCAGCCTCCGCACGCAGTTCGGCCGGCCGCTGTCGGCGTTCCAAGGGGTGCAGTTCCAACTCACCGACGCCGAGGTGGAACGCACGGGCCTCGACATCCTGGCCAAACACGCGCTGTGGAGCATCGCGACCGATCAGCCCGGGGCGGTGGAAGACGCCTTGGCACTGCGGATGTCGGCATTGGAAGCGGCCGACGTCGTGTTCCGGGTCTGCCACCAACTGCACGGCGCGGTCGGCTTCTGCGACGAGACCACGCTGTCGTGGCTGTCGCGGGCCAGCCGGCCCCTGCGCAGGCTGCCGTTCGGGCTCTCGGGTACTCGCGACCACCTGACCCGGACAGCGGGCGACCGCGGGCTCGCAGGATTGTTCACATGA
- a CDS encoding acyl-CoA dehydrogenase family protein, which translates to MSLDDFRSEVRAWCRDHIPKDWRAGQTGVGDDEFVRFQKDWFTTLHRAGYAVPHWPSEWGGGMSVDRQVVLYQELAAHDAPRLVLAFVGIHHAAATLLVAGTEEQRRRHLPAILDGEIWVQGFSEPEAGSDLAALRTTARRAGEEFIVSGQKLWASGALHADWCLLLARTDPDAPKRHGISYFLLDMTTPGVHVRPIRNATGDSHFCEIFLDDVRIPAANLIGGENAGWQAAQSTLGAERGMTMLELAERLGNAGFRWLVESAPLDDPVVADRLAAFDTEITGLRALCRRLVENGASGPADASIVKLYYSELLQRLTDFGAEVGGLQAHTVVAKPLSSGWESRSWVLDFVGSWEWTIPGGTSEIQRTIIAERGLGLPREPSVA; encoded by the coding sequence ATGAGCCTCGACGACTTCCGCTCCGAGGTGCGGGCCTGGTGCCGCGACCACATCCCGAAAGACTGGCGCGCCGGCCAGACCGGGGTCGGCGACGACGAGTTCGTCCGCTTCCAGAAGGACTGGTTCACCACGCTGCACCGCGCGGGATACGCCGTGCCGCACTGGCCGTCGGAGTGGGGCGGCGGCATGAGCGTGGACCGGCAGGTGGTGCTGTACCAGGAGTTGGCCGCCCACGACGCGCCGCGGCTGGTACTGGCCTTCGTCGGCATCCACCACGCCGCGGCCACGCTGCTGGTCGCCGGCACCGAGGAGCAGCGCCGGCGCCACCTGCCCGCCATTCTCGACGGCGAGATCTGGGTGCAGGGTTTCTCCGAACCGGAGGCCGGATCCGACCTCGCCGCGCTGCGCACCACCGCGCGCCGCGCGGGCGAGGAGTTCATCGTCAGCGGTCAGAAGCTCTGGGCCAGTGGCGCTCTGCACGCCGACTGGTGTCTGTTGCTCGCCCGCACCGACCCCGATGCCCCCAAGCGGCACGGCATCTCGTATTTCCTGCTGGACATGACCACTCCCGGTGTCCACGTGCGGCCCATCCGCAACGCGACAGGCGACTCACATTTCTGCGAGATCTTCCTCGACGACGTCCGGATCCCCGCGGCCAACCTGATCGGCGGCGAGAACGCCGGCTGGCAGGCCGCTCAGTCCACGCTGGGCGCCGAGCGCGGGATGACGATGCTCGAACTCGCCGAGCGGCTCGGCAACGCGGGATTCCGGTGGCTGGTCGAGTCGGCCCCGCTCGACGATCCGGTGGTCGCCGACCGCCTCGCGGCCTTCGACACCGAGATCACCGGCCTGCGGGCGCTGTGCCGGCGCCTCGTCGAGAACGGTGCGAGCGGGCCGGCCGACGCGTCCATCGTCAAGCTGTACTACAGCGAGCTGTTGCAGCGGTTGACCGACTTCGGCGCGGAGGTCGGCGGTCTGCAAGCCCACACCGTGGTGGCCAAACCGCTGTCGAGCGGATGGGAATCCCGTTCGTGGGTCCTCGATTTCGTCGGCTCCTGGGAGTGGACCATTCCCGGGGGCACCAGCGAGATCCAGCGCACCATCATCGCCGAACGCGGTCTGGGCCTGCCCCGAGAACCGAGCGTGGCGTGA
- a CDS encoding acyl-CoA dehydrogenase family protein translates to MTTSFADHHDDLRAVAARLLGRGAAPDWGALVDAGWTGLEVPEHLGGAGATFAETAIICEQIGRAAATTDFLGGAVLAAGVLTALPPTDARDHLLGAVAAGPARLAVAVGSFRLDGGVVSGRADFVPDALGADQILIPVTGGVAVVQSTDVTVTAQPVVDQTRRLATVTADGAPADTVLSASPGALHDRAAVAIACDSLGVAQEMLSRTVEFVKVRHQFGRPVGSFQAVKHACADMLVGIEVSRQLVAEAVTALAAGADGGVAAAMAKSHACSTAVAVAGKAMQLHGGIGYTWEAGIHTYLKRAALNRSLFGSTAAQRRRIAQRYPKGT, encoded by the coding sequence GTGACGACGTCCTTCGCCGACCACCACGACGACCTGCGGGCCGTGGCCGCTCGGCTGCTGGGCCGGGGCGCCGCACCGGACTGGGGTGCGCTCGTCGACGCCGGGTGGACCGGTCTGGAAGTGCCCGAACATCTCGGCGGCGCCGGTGCGACCTTCGCCGAGACCGCGATCATCTGCGAACAGATCGGACGCGCAGCCGCCACCACCGACTTCCTCGGCGGTGCCGTGCTCGCCGCCGGTGTGCTCACCGCGCTCCCGCCGACCGACGCCCGGGACCATTTGCTCGGCGCGGTCGCCGCAGGGCCGGCCCGGCTCGCCGTGGCGGTCGGCAGTTTCCGCCTCGACGGCGGAGTCGTGTCGGGCCGCGCCGACTTCGTTCCCGACGCTCTCGGCGCCGACCAGATCCTGATCCCCGTCACCGGCGGCGTCGCGGTCGTCCAGTCGACGGACGTCACCGTCACCGCGCAGCCCGTCGTCGACCAGACCCGACGCCTGGCCACCGTCACGGCCGACGGCGCCCCCGCCGACACCGTCCTGTCCGCATCGCCGGGCGCGCTCCACGACCGCGCCGCGGTCGCGATCGCGTGTGACAGCCTCGGCGTCGCACAGGAGATGCTCTCGCGCACTGTGGAGTTCGTGAAGGTGAGGCACCAGTTCGGCCGGCCTGTCGGGTCGTTCCAGGCGGTCAAGCATGCCTGCGCCGACATGCTCGTCGGCATCGAGGTGTCCCGTCAACTGGTCGCCGAGGCGGTGACCGCCCTCGCCGCCGGTGCCGACGGCGGTGTCGCGGCCGCCATGGCGAAATCCCACGCCTGCTCGACCGCCGTCGCCGTCGCCGGCAAGGCGATGCAGCTGCACGGCGGCATCGGCTACACGTGGGAAGCCGGCATCCACACCTACCTCAAACGCGCTGCACTGAACCGATCACTGTTCGGATCGACTGCAGCACAACGACGTCGCATCGCACAGAGATATCCGAAAGGGACATGA
- a CDS encoding thiamine pyrophosphate-binding protein: MGVPVYERILDLFEAEGVNTLFGIPDPNFVHLFTEADARGWSVVAPHHELSAGFMAEAASRMTGKPGLCIGTLGPGVANIAGAMMCALVENSPVIFLGGQRARITERRVRRGRIQFVQQERLFAPAVKFSSSIEYADQTDEIIREAIRRSLCGTPGPCYIEYPSHVILEELDVPDPLPPHRYRLVNQGAGEHEVARAATLIREAASPILLVGHGVHTSRTQQHVKELAGLMNCPVIQTSGGTSFIPGLEDRTFPYLFSPAANQAVEESDLCVALGTELGEPMHYGRTQHWAANDAHRTWVYVEQDPAAIGVNRQFDVPLVGDLRGVVPQLVDALRDTPRTPSANLETLIRSDAEELAQLAETAPTGRTPVHPARFVVEATKAFPEDGIMVRDGGATVIFGWTYSQAKPRDVIWNQNFGHLGTGLPYAVGASVADGGRRPVMLLTSDSAFLFHIAELETAARQNLPLVCVVGVDHQWGLEVGVYKRTFEQPSPQPGVHWSKDVRMDKVAEGFGCHGEYVEKEDDIGPAIARAYASGKVGVVHVCIDPKANSEEMPKYDRFRTWYAEGTQ, translated from the coding sequence ATGGGCGTACCCGTGTACGAACGCATCCTCGACCTGTTCGAGGCCGAGGGCGTCAACACGCTGTTCGGCATTCCCGACCCCAACTTCGTGCACCTGTTCACCGAGGCCGACGCCCGCGGCTGGTCGGTTGTCGCGCCGCACCACGAACTGTCCGCGGGTTTCATGGCCGAAGCGGCGTCGCGGATGACCGGGAAGCCGGGACTGTGCATCGGCACCCTGGGACCCGGCGTCGCCAACATCGCCGGGGCGATGATGTGTGCGCTGGTCGAGAACTCGCCTGTCATCTTCCTCGGCGGCCAGCGGGCCCGCATCACCGAGCGCCGGGTACGCCGCGGCCGCATCCAGTTCGTGCAGCAGGAACGGCTTTTCGCGCCGGCGGTCAAGTTCAGCAGCTCGATCGAATACGCCGACCAGACCGACGAGATCATCCGCGAAGCCATCCGCCGCTCGCTGTGCGGTACGCCCGGACCGTGCTACATCGAATATCCGTCGCATGTGATCCTCGAGGAGCTCGACGTGCCGGATCCCCTGCCGCCGCACCGGTATCGGCTCGTCAACCAGGGGGCGGGCGAACACGAGGTGGCCAGGGCAGCGACCCTGATCCGCGAGGCCGCGAGCCCGATCCTGCTGGTCGGCCACGGCGTGCACACCTCACGCACCCAGCAGCACGTCAAAGAGCTGGCCGGCCTGATGAACTGCCCGGTCATCCAGACCTCCGGCGGCACCTCGTTCATCCCGGGACTCGAGGACCGGACGTTCCCGTACCTGTTCTCCCCGGCCGCCAACCAGGCAGTCGAGGAGTCCGACCTGTGCGTCGCGCTGGGCACCGAGCTCGGGGAACCCATGCACTACGGACGGACCCAGCACTGGGCGGCCAACGATGCCCACCGCACCTGGGTGTACGTCGAACAGGACCCGGCTGCCATCGGAGTCAACCGCCAGTTCGACGTGCCTCTGGTCGGTGATCTCCGCGGAGTCGTGCCGCAACTGGTCGACGCACTCAGAGACACCCCGCGCACACCGTCGGCCAACCTGGAGACGCTGATCCGGTCCGACGCCGAGGAACTCGCCCAGCTCGCCGAGACCGCACCCACCGGGCGGACGCCGGTGCACCCCGCGCGGTTCGTCGTCGAAGCGACGAAAGCGTTCCCCGAGGACGGGATCATGGTCCGCGACGGCGGCGCGACCGTCATCTTCGGCTGGACCTACTCGCAGGCCAAGCCGCGCGACGTGATCTGGAACCAGAACTTCGGTCACCTGGGCACCGGTCTGCCCTACGCCGTCGGCGCGTCGGTCGCCGACGGGGGCAGACGCCCGGTCATGCTGCTGACGAGCGATTCGGCGTTCCTGTTCCACATCGCCGAGTTGGAGACCGCCGCCCGGCAGAATCTCCCGCTGGTGTGCGTCGTCGGCGTCGACCACCAGTGGGGGCTCGAGGTCGGGGTGTACAAGCGCACGTTCGAGCAGCCCTCGCCGCAACCCGGCGTGCACTGGAGCAAGGACGTCCGGATGGACAAGGTCGCGGAGGGCTTCGGCTGCCACGGCGAATACGTCGAGAAGGAGGACGACATCGGACCGGCGATCGCCCGCGCCTACGCCAGCGGCAAGGTCGGTGTCGTGCACGTGTGCATCGACCCGAAGGCCAACTCCGAGGAGATGCCCAAGTACGACCGATTCCGGACCTGGTACGCCGAAGGCACCCAGTAG
- a CDS encoding aldehyde dehydrogenase family protein, whose protein sequence is MREYLQFYIDGHWVDPIRPNTLDVDDPTTEEVSGRIALGSSADVDVAVQAARRAFATWSQTTREQRLDVLSAILTEYQKRAGDLADAVHEEMGAPASLAAGPQVNLGLGHLATAIDTLKNFEFEEQHGSTLVVKEPVGVCGLITPWNWPINQIACKVFPALATGCTMVLKPSEVAPYSAQIFTEILDAAGVPAGVYNLVYGDGPGVGAALSSHPDIDMVSFTGSTRAGVDVAKNAAATVKRVTQELGGKSPNIVLDDDTFAQSVAAGTSVMMMNSGQSCNAPSRMLVPAARMDEAIAVARETASAVKVGDPNDKKAIGPVASRAQFEKIQGLLQKGIDEGATLVVGGPGRPDGMETGYYVKPTVFANVTNDMTIAREEIFGPVLCILGYDDLDQALEIANDTDYGLAGYVSGADLDQARSVARRIRAGSVAINHGFDMNAPFGGYKRSGNGREWGQFGFDEYLEIKAALGYAPA, encoded by the coding sequence ATGCGCGAATATCTTCAGTTCTACATCGACGGGCACTGGGTCGACCCGATCCGGCCCAACACCCTCGACGTCGACGATCCGACCACCGAAGAGGTCTCCGGACGGATCGCCCTGGGGTCGTCGGCCGACGTCGACGTCGCGGTTCAGGCGGCCCGGCGCGCGTTCGCGACGTGGTCGCAGACCACCCGGGAGCAACGGCTCGACGTGCTCTCGGCCATCCTGACCGAGTACCAGAAGCGCGCGGGCGACCTGGCCGACGCCGTCCACGAGGAGATGGGCGCACCGGCGTCGCTGGCAGCAGGGCCCCAGGTGAATCTGGGCCTCGGGCACCTGGCCACCGCGATCGACACGCTGAAGAACTTCGAGTTCGAAGAGCAGCACGGCAGCACGCTGGTGGTCAAGGAACCGGTCGGCGTGTGCGGGCTGATCACGCCGTGGAACTGGCCCATCAACCAGATCGCCTGCAAGGTGTTCCCGGCGCTGGCCACCGGCTGCACCATGGTGCTCAAACCCTCGGAGGTCGCGCCCTACTCGGCGCAGATCTTCACCGAGATCCTCGACGCCGCAGGCGTTCCCGCCGGTGTCTACAACCTCGTCTACGGTGACGGCCCCGGCGTCGGCGCCGCGCTGTCGAGCCACCCCGACATCGACATGGTGTCGTTCACCGGTTCGACCAGGGCCGGTGTCGACGTCGCCAAGAACGCGGCGGCCACCGTCAAGCGGGTGACCCAGGAGCTCGGCGGCAAGAGCCCGAACATCGTGCTCGACGACGACACCTTCGCCCAGAGCGTCGCCGCCGGCACGTCGGTGATGATGATGAACAGCGGGCAGAGCTGCAACGCGCCGTCGCGCATGCTGGTGCCCGCTGCGCGGATGGACGAGGCGATCGCCGTGGCGCGGGAGACCGCCTCGGCCGTCAAGGTCGGCGATCCGAACGACAAGAAGGCGATCGGGCCGGTTGCGTCGCGGGCGCAGTTCGAGAAGATCCAGGGGCTGCTGCAGAAGGGCATCGACGAGGGCGCCACACTCGTCGTCGGCGGTCCCGGCCGCCCGGACGGCATGGAGACCGGTTACTACGTCAAGCCGACCGTGTTCGCCAACGTCACCAACGACATGACGATCGCGCGGGAGGAGATCTTCGGGCCCGTGCTGTGCATCCTCGGCTACGACGATCTCGACCAGGCTCTCGAGATCGCCAACGACACCGATTACGGTCTGGCAGGCTATGTTTCAGGCGCCGACCTCGACCAGGCCCGGTCGGTGGCACGGCGCATCCGCGCCGGCTCGGTCGCGATCAACCACGGGTTCGACATGAACGCGCCGTTCGGCGGCTACAAGCGCAGCGGCAACGGCCGCGAGTGGGGGCAGTTCGGCTTCGACGAATATCTCGAGATCAAAGCCGCCCTGGGCTACGCCCCCGCCTGA
- a CDS encoding amidohydrolase family protein — translation MASEKYTYGIDFDRIEAVDIHTHVEIDSHGHRAYDDVLVDATARYFKMPSGIVAAVDAVADLYRRHNTAAVVFTIDARHGMRHAPNSIEDLVAGAARNNDVLIPFGSVDPWQGRHAVHRVQELVRDFGVKGFKFHPSMQAFEPNDRSYYPIYHAIAEAGVPALFHTGQTGMGAGLPGGHGIKLRYSDPMLLDDVAADFPELTIVMAHPAVPWVDAQIAIAGHKSNVYIDLSGWSPKYFPPQLVHAMTRQLRTKVLFGTDYPYIQIDRWRRDFDTLDVDPAVLPLIYKQNALRVLGVTS, via the coding sequence GTGGCGAGCGAAAAGTACACCTACGGAATCGATTTCGACCGCATCGAGGCTGTCGACATCCACACGCACGTCGAGATCGACAGCCACGGGCACCGGGCCTACGACGATGTGCTGGTCGACGCCACCGCGCGGTACTTCAAGATGCCGTCGGGCATCGTCGCGGCCGTGGACGCCGTCGCGGACCTCTACCGGCGGCACAACACCGCCGCGGTGGTGTTCACCATCGACGCCCGCCACGGTATGCGTCACGCGCCCAATTCGATCGAGGATCTGGTCGCGGGCGCGGCGCGCAACAACGACGTGCTGATCCCGTTCGGCAGCGTCGATCCGTGGCAGGGCCGCCACGCGGTGCACCGCGTGCAGGAACTCGTCCGCGATTTCGGGGTCAAGGGTTTCAAGTTCCATCCGAGCATGCAGGCCTTCGAACCCAACGACCGGTCGTACTACCCGATCTACCACGCCATCGCCGAGGCGGGCGTGCCTGCGCTGTTCCACACCGGTCAGACCGGCATGGGTGCGGGCCTGCCCGGCGGGCACGGCATCAAGCTGCGCTACTCCGACCCGATGCTGCTCGACGACGTCGCGGCTGACTTCCCTGAGCTGACGATCGTGATGGCGCACCCGGCCGTGCCGTGGGTCGACGCGCAGATCGCGATCGCCGGCCACAAATCGAACGTGTACATCGACCTGTCCGGGTGGAGCCCGAAGTATTTCCCGCCGCAGCTGGTCCACGCGATGACCCGCCAGTTGCGCACCAAGGTGCTGTTCGGGACCGACTATCCCTACATCCAGATCGACCGGTGGCGCCGCGACTTCGACACCCTCGACGTCGACCCGGCCGTGCTCCCGCTGATCTACAAGCAGAACGCGCTGCGGGTCCTAGGGGTCACTTCCTGA
- a CDS encoding DUF3140 domain-containing protein, whose amino-acid sequence MSGSGDTDADSATDTHAEFSDAVNMTASELKKWLDTDESKAVGQKSSAGGESTGHHSGRRIIEILQAKKADLSDDDYAHMRKVVGYVKRHRAQGPSKDVEHSKWRYSLMNWGHDPQKKS is encoded by the coding sequence ATGAGTGGCAGCGGGGACACCGACGCCGACTCCGCCACCGACACCCATGCCGAGTTCTCTGACGCGGTCAACATGACCGCGTCAGAGCTCAAGAAGTGGCTGGACACCGACGAGTCGAAGGCCGTGGGGCAGAAGTCGTCCGCCGGCGGTGAGTCGACCGGCCATCACAGCGGGCGGCGCATCATCGAGATCCTCCAGGCGAAGAAGGCCGACCTGTCCGACGACGATTACGCGCACATGCGCAAGGTCGTGGGATACGTCAAGCGCCACCGCGCACAGGGGCCGTCGAAGGACGTCGAGCACAGCAAGTGGCGGTACTCGCTGATGAACTGGGGCCACGACCCTCAGAAGAAGTCCTGA